One Cololabis saira isolate AMF1-May2022 chromosome 12, fColSai1.1, whole genome shotgun sequence DNA window includes the following coding sequences:
- the LOC133457556 gene encoding secretory phospholipase A2 receptor-like, which translates to MEKILLGLLFLSECLVLSTCLVRRYHFVGQMLTWTEAQKYCREKHTDLATMHNSEEQNQLMNTLSSAGSSSDVWIGLRHEVDWKWSDGFNGTGADYRKWDSGEPNFYSCRELCVFMTSYSSSWRDDPCQTSGPFMCYKGSQQNPEYVYVNQEMTWSSAQSYCRENFIDLAIMRNDAEREAAETKLPNGQWTWMGLYRDPTFNWSDGSSFLYKNWEDALNPLNSMRVICGVSSGSSGQWKFLSCETRLPFVCYSYDSVKKTVVKVKVKVDGSVDLKDPAVQEQLLKQLQDKLKKDGVDGVTLKWKKQKDGEVFHKEDEL; encoded by the exons ATGGAGAAGATCTTGTTGGGTCTGTTGTTTCTCTCAG AGTGCTTGGTCCTCTCCACCTGCCTCGTCCGTCGCTACCACTTCGTTGGTCAGATGTTGACTTGGACCGAAGCTCAGAAATACTGCAGAGAGAAACACACGGACCTGGCCACCATGCacaactctgaggaacagaaccaACTCATGAACACACTTTCATCTGCTGGTTCCAGCTCTGACGTCTGGATCGGTCTGAGGCATGAAGTCGACTGGAAGTGGTCTGATGGGTTCAACGGTACCGGGGCTGACTACAGGAAATGGGATAGTGGTGAACCAAACTTTTACTCATGCCGAGAGTTGTGTGTATTCATGACAAGCTATTCTTCATCATGGAGGGACGATCCTTGCCAGACAAGCGGACCCTTCATGTGTTACAAAG GATCACAGCAGAATCCTGAATATGTTTATGTGAACCAGGAGATGACCTGGTCCAGCGCTCAGAGTTACTGCAGGGAGAACTTCATAGACCTGGCCATTATGAGGAACGATGCAGAGAGAGAGGCGGCCGAGACGAAACTACCTAACGGTCAATGGACTTGGATGGGCCTGTATAGAGATCCAACCTTTAACTGGTCTGATGGGAGCAGCTTCCTCTATAAAAACTGGGAGGATGCTCTTAATCCCTTGAACTCGATGAGAGTTATTTGTGGTGTTTCTTCAGGCAGCTCAGGACAATGGAAGTTTCTGTCATGTGAAACCAGATTACCGTTTGTCTGCTACAGTTATGACA GCGTGAAGAAGACGGTGGTGAAGGTGAAAGTGAAGGTGGACGGCTCTGTGGACCTGAAGGACCCGGCGGTGCAAGAACAACTCCTGAAACAG CTCCAGGACAAGCTGAAGAAGGACGGAGTGGACGGAGTCACCCTGAAGTGGAAAAAGCAGAAGGATGGAGAAGTTTTCCACAAGGAGGACGAGTTGTGA